In the genome of Ziziphus jujuba cultivar Dongzao chromosome 10, ASM3175591v1, the window tatttattttggctcAATTTATTTCTGTTtagtggaagatgttttccaacttttattatatttttgctaACAAACCAAGTTTTTCCAAATGAGTTTCAGGCGATGAGCTCCTTTCTGACTCCTTTCCCTACAAGGAAATTGAGAATGGGATGCTGTGGGAGGTGGAAGGAAAAGTGAGTAGCTATTGCTATATTGGTTTCTAAGCACTTGTTTAGAGCCACTTTATATGCTGAAATTAAGTATGTTTTTTGACTTTTGGCAGTGGGTTGTTCAAGGAGCAGTGAATGTAGACATTGGGGCCAATCCATCAGCGGAAGGTGgagatgaagatgaaggagttgatgatcaGGCCGTCAAGGTTGTTGATATCGTCGACACTTTTAGGCTTCAggtgagggggaaaaaaaactaCACTCTTTGGAAAAGAAATATCATCATTGTCCATAAGAGCAGCAATTAAGACAACTGGGTTTTATGTTACTTTACAGGAGCAACCTGCTTTTGACAAGAAGCAGTTTGTTACATACATGAAGAGGTACATCAAGTTGCTGACACCGAAACTTGAACCAGAGAAGCAAGACTTGTTCAAGAAGCACATTGAAGGAGCTACCAAGTTCCTGCTTTCAAAGCTGAGCGACCTCCAATTGTATGCAATGTTTAATTCATTGATAGCATTGTTCAAACTTATTAGTTGTTTTCTATCCATAAATTTATtggttttgatttgattttgctGGCAGTTTTGTTGGGGAGAGCATGCATGATGATGGGAGTGTAGTGTTTGCATACTACAAGGAAGGTGCTACTGATCCCACTTTCATTTACTTGGCGTACGGCTTGAAGGAAGTTAAATGTTAAAAATGGAAGTTACTCTCAGTTTCTGGATGCTATAACTTCATGTAGATTTGACTACTATAatgtatatttctttttattccttttgttaattttgaaggGAAGCAATGGGTATGGTTGCTTAAATAATATTTAGTTACTATCAAATGTTTGACTGGTGATAATATTTAGTTACTATCATGTGTTTGATTGGTGATAATTAACAAGAgtattttatatgcatatggCGGTAGAGGAATAATACTgtgtttttgccaaattttgTTACATTTTGGCTTTATTCAGTAAGTGCGAGTGAAAATTAAAGATGTCTGCATCCAAGTTATATATCCTTTGCAGTCTTGGCAATTGTTGGCCGGTTGGCTTCCTCTTTCATCCATTTGTGGTCTACATCTCACCCAACAATCGAATATTTTAAGTTTATTCCAATCATatgaaagtaataataaaaaaatgtatattttaaaagttaaaatctaAAGCCAAGATAATCAAAAGTTGCTGATAAAAACGCTGTATACCATggagaattttaaatttcataaaactttATAGAAGAGTATTCTAGAGCTTCAACATTCCGCACGTTTCCACTAACTTTAATAGCATATAGAGGTAGCACTGCTCGGAGAACTAATTcaaggataatattatattgtaacgGATAGGCACTTAGGAATGTGCGAACTAAACTGTGGGattgtcaaataaaaaaatattgatgattatgTTACATGTTGCTTCCACAATGATCTTCGTTAGTGGTGATGAATAGtattggcttttcttttttttttttttttttttttttttgggggggggggggacagCCATGAATGTACGTTTTCTTTCAGGcatatcaatattaatatttctTCTACCATGCTCCAATTCAGATCTAGTGACTCTTGCCCCAGTAGGTCCACTTCCTTACAGGCTTGCACATGCTTCAATGCAGATCTAGTAAGTCCTGCCCCAATAGGTCCACTTCTTTGCAGGCTTCCCAGATTCAAAGCACAGTGTACCTACAACCTAATATAGAACTTTCAATGCACCAGTCCAGCATCTATTTTTAACACCATATGATATTTCGTTTAGTATATACTACATAAGATTTAAGTGATGAAATTGCAAAACTTATAGCTTACAAACTCCAAGTTGTTCTCTAAACAATAGTTAAACCAGGTGCAagattattaatttccatatacaataaaaattagaaatatttaGTTAGATCTGTGATTCAAAGGTACAATTATGACAAGATCAAATTAGTGCTGTCATGAAAGAGACAGTATCTTCAGAAAGTCCTGGCTGCTCAAATGGTGTACAGAGAGTCTTGCATGCTCCCATTTCACCCTTTGTCCTATCTTTCACATCCTTCTCAACCTCCTGGACTCGAGACACAGAATCTctctaataaaacaaaattgtgGAATATTAcagataataatattttcaccAAAGAGAAGCTACATTTTGGAGAATATGAATTGAATAAGCAGCGGCCAATAATCTGTTTGCAAGAACCTTAAGATTATCAACAGTATTAATAAAAGGTTCATGAGTTAATCTAAATTTGTTTACATGAAccattatttaattagttagtAATATCATTAATGTCTCTTGAGACATGTACCACATATATTATGTGTTTTCAAGTTCATGTACTTAGATCTCTATATAAAGAGaatataaatgataatatacGCAGATTTTATCCAAACAAAGAATACAGGCTATTCTATGGTTTTGTATGATGCAAAACAAACCTAGGTGTGATGCCTATGGTTCCTAGGCGTGATACCTAGAGTTACTAGTGTGATGCTAGCAATCTATCAATAATTTTCATTCTTGTTTCTACCGTACGCTATTCATGTTTCTGTCCTATATTACTACAGCACAAGAATCATCACCAAGAAGCGAAATGAAAAAGATGATATTTCTAATGCAAAGAGTTTAAAAAGTAactagattaattaatttgatgtttTAGAGGGAAGAGGAATAAATTTTCCACATTAACGTATTATCAAAACCGGCATTTCTAGTCCATGATATCAAAATTGGAGTAAGAAACAAAAATGGAGTTAAATAACAGGAATAAACATACTTAAACAGGAATGCATAGGGACTACATGTCTATAATGATCAAATGAAGAGCGACCAGAAGCCGCAACAATACCACATGGGACTATATCAGTACAATACTTCATAAATAGAATTGCATAAATTGCTGGGGACATGTACCTTCTCATCACACCAAGAAGCTAAGATCGGCTTCCTTTGGCCAAGTTCTTCAAAGAATTCGTTCCATGTCTTAACCTTCCGAATGCAAGCATCTTATTTTTGTGTGGCAACATCATACAGGTTCTTTTGAATGGTGACCAGGAGATCATTAACTTGCTCAACCAAGTTTGCCATCGGTACATGTATTTTTGCTGAATTGTCATGGTGAATAGCGTGAACCTGTGAAGagaattacattaaaaaaaatggaaattattgAAACAAAATCTTTAGGAAGATATGCAGTTTTGAAGACAGAACCAACTATGAGAAGTAGTGAAATGCTAACCAGACTATTAGCCAACTCCTACGGTCCAATTTCAATCCTTAGAGGAACCCCTTTCATCTCCCAATGCGACCACTTCCAACCAGGAGTGTAGTTGACCCTAAAATCTGCCTCAGCACGAATACCTGCTTCATTCAAGGTTTTCacagtagtagtagtagtagtagtacaGGCATAAAAAATTCCTTCAGCGTCCTTGAATCTCACAGGAACAACAATATCTTGAACAGAAGCTACTTTAAGTGGCAGCACCAAGCCTTTATCATCCCCATGAACCATTACCATGACCCCAATCTGAACACATTGggaaatacatattaaaaaagataaaggtaatcaaacaaaacaaaaaagacaaacTGCCAGTCCTTTCTCATTTTCAAAGTTACTCTCAGgcatttttgcaaaattttgacCCAGACAATGTGAAGTTGCACCTTGAATGCCACGACCAACACCCAGACGGGCGTGGTGAACCATATAACCTGCAGGGAATCAACTGCTTACAATGTTCGATGCTGGCTCCATACCCTGAACATGAGGGATATGAGCTTTCCTTATATTTACTATCTGATCCAGACGATCCCCCACCCCGGAGTAGTAGGGAACTTCGAACTAACGATTTGCTTTAGCTCTAGTTTCTATCCGTCCTGTCCACTCACCACTTATCTCAAAAGCCACTATTTGAGATCTCTGAAGTGAATTCCAAATCAGTCTTTCTTATTTCTTCGTATGCGCAGATTAAGGCCCACGTGGAGTAGTTGTATGATCGCACGGCGTCCCGGTAGAAGCTTTGTTACTCACCTTTTATGTAAGGGGAGAACTATAGAGGGGAGGAAAGAGAATATAAGTTCTTTTACTGCAACCGGGTCTGCATATTCAGGATTTTCTTAACCAAGAGCTAGCTTATGGATCAGATATCGATATCGGAAGGTCAGGCCCATCACTTCTTCTTGACTTCGATGATTTGCCTGCAGGAAGGAGGATCATCGAAGGTTGGAGAAAGAGATAGAAAGAAATGCATATGTCGTAATCCAAAGCCAACATAGGTTCCAGGTACTACAAGTACTAAGCGCAATGATCGACATCAGTGATTTCAAACATCACTCTACGAAGTAACCTCGATCAGGAAAGGTTTGCATAATTAAGTAATCATATACCGGGAAGTTACCTGATAAATGGAGTAGGATTTCTGAACTCCCATCGAACAACATTACACCACTGGTTAAGTTTTAAAGGAAGATCACGGTGTCCCCTGATCCACTTTGAATAGAAGGGATACATTACAGTCTCACTAGTTGGTCGACTTGCTATTGGCACTTCCAGATCAGATTCCGCAGATTTAGTTACCCATGCAACCTGAGAAAACCAAAGGTAAAAGTAAAGCATCATTATCGCAGACAAAATTTGTACACTTGACTTCTATTCCAAGGAAAACACTAAAGTTAGAACTAACATCAAGCAAAAGAGCAACCCACAGGCTTATCATTATGATTGTACACTGTACAAAACCATCAATACCATCAACAGGAGAAAGAAGACTAGACAGTCATAAAGTAATATCTTACCTGTGTATGTTAATTATATCAAGGATAAATTGACTTAAACTGATTTCTTGGAAAGTAAggaaaaatcatataatatgtATTCTACCAGaatagggggggaaaaaaaagtttatatttcTCTTTGTACCAAATGGAATTTGGATCTCACCTCTGGTGCAAAACCCTCTATGTGATCCTTCTCCTCTGCAAAAAGGTGGGAGAAACAAAAAGAGGGAAGTAACAGTTCTTGACTTTCAATTTCTTGATCTCAGCATCAAAAAATTTCTGTAAATGTACATCATTGTAAATATAGATTGCCTAACTTCAAGTTTTGAAAGATAGAATAGAGGATTTAGTAAGATATGAGTTGAAGTGTTGTGATTCACTAACCCTAGGGTGATATCAGGGAGAAGAACTTTACATCActggggaaaaaacaaaaaaaacacataaagaaaaaaaattaaaggaagatAATCTTTTTTCAATGATACCAATTGCAGGAAAAAAAACGATTATCAGACATGAACTTCACTTGTTATCCAAAATAAAAGGACATGAACTTCACTGGCAACAAGAGTATCGACAAATGAATAAATGAGGATTTTGAGCTCACCTGCATGGCCTCCCAGATTGACATCGTCCATGGCCTTAGAATATAACAGCCAGAAATGTCATAGTATTCAAATCATCTCCCCATTCACAACTATCTGCAgtccaaaagaaaacaaaaaagtgaaAACATATTAAGTCACAAACACCTGAAGCATGCTCATTATACTCAATTACAAGGAAGTATGAAGATCTGGATCCCAGTACTTttgaagactttttttttttttttttttttttttggcactcaTAGAAGTTAATACAACAAGGGCAACAAGAGGAACGACATAAATGGTTTTAGCAAACACGAAGAAGTGCAAAAAAACACAGTGGAGCCATTCATGGAATCCCCAACACTAGATATTAAAAGGAAACCTCAGAGAACCACTTTCCAAAGTTCTCATCTTTCTCGTAGGAAAGTCccaattctttcttctttttaccCCCTGAATGTGAAAGATACACATGTCAGAAACAAATGTTCAACCACGCACATCCATATACTATTTACGGTTTTATATCACATGGGTCAAAAATATACTACGTACAGTTTGCAAAGGCAATTGCTCATAGCAGAACACGAAACTCACCGCTGCCGCCAGCATCGGCATTATCCTTTTTTGATTCTGCACCAGCCTTTTTTGTCTCTCTACCAGCCATAACTTCAATTTGAtcctaaaaacaaaatccatatcaaaataatttcaaatacaaTCTACAACACAGCGATAAATTACATATCAATATAGATTACAGAGTCATCCAACCCTTTGAAGAGAACTTCTGGAAGCATAAATAAGAACGAATTCCCACAAACAcccacaaaatgaaaaaaaataataataaagttccAGTGTACTAAATGAGTCAAGAAAGAAGGACTGGATGCTTAAGCAGCAAAATTAAACATCAAAAAAACGTATACCAACAATTTCAAgagaaaaaagacaaataagCTTGATATGCAAGAAAGTGAAAAATAAGTAGCTACTTAGAAGTTTGATTTTGGATTTCTctcaaagaaaaggaagaagaccTTTATGGATTGTGAAAGCAGAGTCGCAGAGAAAGCTACCGTTGTCGGGCTCCGCTGTCTCCGCTGATAAACGCAAAAACGGAAACAGGTAACGCTATAAACATAGGCAAGCTAGCTATGACTTCTATTTTTTAGGCAGGGTTACGTGCTCCACAAGTTTCCTAGAAtctaataatgtaatatttaatatatttattatatatgatgataGGAGTTTTAACTAgactaacaaaaataaatttttaattctacgtacttaattttatgattgggcaatttatttttgatttttccgCGGAATTTAGTCACGAGATTCTTCTCATAGAAACTCCTAATAATCATTTCTATCCATGCTGCAACTAATTGAAGCATAGGGTAAATGTTAAAAAAGTCTGAATCTCTCTTCTCTTTTCAAGATTTTAATTATGCattagtaactttttttttttatttcgctAAGAACTGCCCAAACTCTTCAAGATAAACATCTC includes:
- the LOC107411885 gene encoding translationally-controlled tumor protein homolog — protein: MLVYQDLLTGDELLSDSFPYKEIENGMLWEVEGKWVVQGAVNVDIGANPSAEGGDEDEGVDDQAVKVVDIVDTFRLQEQPAFDKKQFVTYMKRYIKLLTPKLEPEKQDLFKKHIEGATKFLLSKLSDLQFFVGESMHDDGSVVFAYYKEGATDPTFIYLAYGLKEVKC